The genomic window TCCTTTATGCGATTAGGCTCTCCTCTTAGTAGTTGTTCAAGGTATACATATCCCTGTAAATAACCAATGTATGGTTTCCAATCCTGAACTCCTTCTCTATGGCCAGGCTATTCGGCTTTATTTTTGTCTCTGTCACGTTAGAGAAGGAATTAGAGACGTGGGCCTACTGATAGCACTCAAGGCAGTGCAGTTCCAGGAGTCATGGGTCAAGTGGTTGTTACCCTCTGCTCTCTCATTTACTGTGCCACCACTTAGTCCCCGAAACTTGCATCTGCAGAATTGGTTGACATCTAATTGACTGCCATTCAAAAGCATGCATTGAGGAAGTGTTCATCACGGCTGACAAGTGGTGCTGCACACTGCacgaaactgtttttttttttatgtgcaccCTTTTTACAACCTTTTGAACTACCCTGACTCGTAGTGCTCTGTAATATGTACACCATTATTTGGAACAGCTTCACCTCCCTGCCGTTACCTTTATGGCGAGTAAAACGCACAAAACACCTCAGACTAGatctttcctttatttttgcaGTTCTTTCGTAAAACACGTttgcagtaaaacaaaacatcATATGAGCTTGAAAAAAGGGGAGGCAGCGGTGGTAGTCTTGTCTAAGGACGACACCATTTCCCCAGAGAAGAGGAGTTCTGCAGGCGTACTTTGCATGTGGTTGTGTGAGCTACATGCTATTTAATAAGAAGTGGTGCAGGATAAAGTGTCCCATACGAGTCCGCCTAGAGCGGATGTCGCATCAGCAGCTCGGGCTGTGTCAATGGGTAAGCGAGCACAGCTTGTAGGCAGGGATTGTTCACAGTGCAACATGGCAAGGCTCTTCTTGAGTAACATACAGTCCATTATGCAGTCCCGTTTCAATAGCTTAACATAGCGAGCATTGTAAATATAGTGGGAAAAGAGTCTATTATGCCAAATATTCTGCGCCAGGTATTCTGGCAAGGTCCCCGCCCTCGTGGCTCGTAAAGAGCGCAGCTAGCTTGCTGCAGGTATTGCTGGTATAGCTTTCTCACAGGCAAGCGTTATCCTGTCATCGACGTATACGCGTCAGATTCTGCTTTGCTTCAACAAGGAGACTTAAACAACATGTGGTCAGTTAATGAGACTGATTGCATAATTGGTTTGCACACCAAGGTTTTAAAATAGCTGTTATGTGGATGCAAGCCCCATGACCATCATTACATTGTTCCAAATTGTTGGCATGTTTCAACAATATTAGGTAGAGATCAAGCAATTTCCCACAGGTCATTGTAGCTTAAAATTAGGTTTCATATAAGTTTCTTGGCCAATCAGAATGCAGGTTTGTTTTTTCCCTTATCGAAAAATGATAATAGGAGTGACTGCAGACATTAAAGCATGTGTATATTAAGCGATGATTACACTGTTTCCTCCAAATGCGTCTAAAGTGCTAAGACTGTCTTAACATCTAGGGCATATGTTCCAACCCTAATCCAAAACACACAATTGGGACTGGGATCGAAACAAGAGAATGAAGGGTCGTTAGCTCTGTAAAATCCCACAGGATGTGAAAAGCCTGGAAAGCTATTAAGAGTGTGTTCTATGTACAATATGTACATAATGGCCGCACTTCGTATTCTGTAGACCGGGTGGTAAAATACCAGCAGCATGCTTGGAATCGAAGGAACAGCAACTCATTAGCTGGCTTAGTTGAACTATGAACAGTgtactaaaaataaaaaagacaaggTTCTGAGCAAAGCCACTTATCACTGCCTCACAATGTCAGCATAACAGACTGAACATTCGGGGTCAATCCAACAAATCACGCCAAAAATCAGCAAAACTGGTCAGTGCCATCATTAAGCAAAGTGGCACACAGCTAACTTGTGTAAAtgaattacagaaaaaaaaaagtgaatcatCCAAAAAAACGTGCATAAGCAGGCACATACCACAAGAGACAAGCACACAGTTGTGCTCCTCACTAACTAAGGCTTTCATAAAATAAGAGAGTCCTTACGAAAAACAGAGAATATAGAAATGAAAGACTTCAGTTTGAACCCTCATCAATAACTTATTCCGAACTACACACTGAGACAACAGAATGGCCTTAACACCTTCATACGGTATGCCACACGCTGGAGCATAGTCTGGCAACACACGTCAGCACTTCGTGCTAATCTTGTAGTCCAAGTAGCTGCGTACAAATGCTCTCAGCCGCTATCTTAGTAGCTGGAACTAGTGTTGAGGAACTTTGCTAATAAGAGTGCGGAAACTAAGAGTTTGAGAGTTTTCGCATAACTTGGCCGCTCCAGATTTTGCCAGTCATGAAACTTGAGTGGTACCTCTCGCGCAGCAACGGACTGTTCTGCTAAACCAACCACTCGTTGGCGTATTTACAATGCCATATTCCAATACCTTGGAAGCCTCTTTAAAAACTTAAATGCTCTTTCATTTTTCATGACACCATGCTTGTTTAGCCTTCAAGAAGAAGACGTGATTCATGTTTCTATTTCGACAGCCAATAAATTAGATTTAGTGCTGACTGATGGTTTATTGTCACCGGAATTCTGAAGCAAGAACTAGCGAAATAGTTCAATAGAGCACTCGGCATACATGTCTGCCTGGTTTGTCAAGACACGGCTGGACTAGAGTGGACACATGAACTCACAAACAGGATAATGTGCTAAATATGAGCCAATAAAAGTACTGCAGTCGAGCAAATTGCTAAAAACTGTGAAGGTAAAGCTAACCAGCATGCACAGACAAAGCTCATTTAACACCGTGCGGAGAAATCGTCTAGTTATTTGAAGTAATTTCAAACGAAATAGCCAGGGTGACAACGCCACAACTTATCTGCGACGGCTGGTCAGCCCTAACCCTGAAATACAAGTTGTTTAAATGAATGTGTGATCTCTTCCCTCTAGTCCAACCATCTTCAGGCAAAAAGAAAAGCGACAACCATATGCCACCAGGGAAACAGTGCTTCTGCAAGCAGACACAGACCTTCTGCTCGAGAGTAATGAAAAATCCTAAGAAATCAAGTAGACGATGGCACATGCTAAATGTTCTTTCGAAGTTATCCACTGTAGCTTTTGTTGTGCACTGCGGTGATTTAGAAAACACAGTTCTAATAACCCCAACAAGGCAGTGAAGGTGTGCTGTCAAACATGATAAAAATTATGGAGGAGAAACTGTGTTCAGCAGCACAGTTGGCTAGCATGCAGAAAACCCCTGGTGATGCGCTGTCAGTGACAAGTACTGAAAAGACCTCCATTCTGTAAGCAGTTTCCATGGCAATTAAGGACAGCTATAGTCCATGGCAAAGGACGCAGACAGACGTACAGGTCAATTATTGACCACTCACGTTAACTTTCAGTATAGAGCATGATAGTCCTGTTTCATAGTTAAGACTTCACTTGCACTGACCATGAAAAGAAGTTGCATTCCAGGCACAACACATCCACAAGCTGTAGTTCTGACAACCACAGCTTTGAACCGACTGCATGTCAGTGCTTGTACCGTAGCCATCCACCACACCACTTAGCTTAGCCAAATCGAGCTGCAGTGAGAGACAAGACGTTTCGTGACTGGCAACACTGGAGCCATGCCTACATGGGTGTCATCATCACAACAGGCTATTATACTGGACAAGAGAAAGAGCCGGCTTTTTCGAAACCCTGGTTGTTGGTTGGTGACATTCAGCATCGGCTGCATGCGCGCGGGGGAAAAACTGCGTCAGCAGTTTTTGAAGAGTGTTTGGGAAGCCCTCGGGGATCTTGCATCAGGGAGACATGCCATTCATTTTGCTGAAAATGTTGCTGATGTAGAACGCGACGTCCACGGTGTCCCTCTCGGCACGCCTGATGAAATCGTGATCCTGCAATAGAGTTTCACGGCGTTGTTGAGGCGTCCTCAAAAGAGGCACCACTCACACTTATAATTTTAAAATGATCTTTTCTGCACATTTTGATGAGGCATTGTGTCAAGTTGCCACGACACTTTGTCGAGTCTCAATCTGTAAAATCTGGTTACAAGGGGCACTATGGAACTTGGAAAACATGTTTCTTGTAAGCAAGGTGCTTTGTAAATGATAATTCTAAAAGTAGTGAGGTATCAGACATGGTCACTTTAGTATACGTCGACGTCAAAGTTCCAGTGTGCAAAGATTTGGGGCAAAATAACCGGGTCAGTCATACATCCACTTGCGTCCGCTTTGCGTTGTTTCGCTCTCGGCAATACAAATAGGGCAATCCCATGCAAAAATAATGATGGCTCCAAAGTTTTACCACAGCACTACCGGCATACAAAGCGACCAGTGATGTCAATGCTGTGGCAAAATTTAGCTAACTGGTACTGTGCCTCAGAGTTAGTCTAAGAATGGGAGAGTGATTATAGAAGCATCATCACAGAaccctttttttcccttttgtatGCGCCATATTTTAACTGCGATCACATCGGAAGTGTTCGTTGTAAAAAGTAGGAGGCTTTGAAAAATGTCATGCAGTTTCAACGAGTAAAAAAATCGTAAGTGCACCGAAATATGGTTGTTATAACAAACAGATCGTTACACCTGGGATTGTTCTAAGTTGGTTTGACTGTGGTCACTGGTTTGGCATGAAATGTTTCAAAACACATGGTGCGAAAATGGAAGCACTTCAGATAAGCAATCTTTCCTGAGTGATTCATGCCAACAGGCTGCGAAGACTCGCGAGTAGCTTCGTGTACGAGAAGGGCAATACATGAGATTGTGCCCAAAGACATGCAAGCATCTAGGTCTAGACGCTTCAACTCCGAGCATTTAGTACAAAACCACAATGTTCTAACCACTATGTCACAGGCACTTGCATCAGCAGGCAGAAAAGAACACCTCTAAAATCATCCCGCATTAAAGTGCCTGTGCTGCTAACCCCATTTTCTGCACGACTACACAGAACAACAAACACTATCTGAATAACATGTATACAAAGAATGTATTCTCGCAAAGGGCACACTTAATTAAACACACTTCGCGAGATCTTTCTTCTCATGGTTTATGGTTGGCAACCTGTATATATGGCGGTTAAATGCTGTACACATAAGGATGGACATGTGATTTTCATCTTTAGTATTTCATAAATACAACACCAATTAACCATGAGCATGGCGTTCCAGTGATTTCCCTTTATTGGCATTCCACTGCACTCAAGAACAGAGAAATTTCACCTGAACAAGCACAACACGAAATCGTTCCCTGTTTGTCAGACCGCAAGAAAAGGTTAGAAGTAGCACAAGAAAACCAGTTTTACAAAGTTTCAGGCCTTCAGGCAGAATTCTACTTCCTCATTTCTTTAATACATCAACTATCACACTGAAAATAGCCCAGAAGAGTTCAAGGCAAACGCCTTTTACACTTTGCAAGTATTGGTGGCATTGTGGTTGGCCGCAAGCCAGGCACACGATCAGTAATGCCTCACTTGGAATCTTCCTGGTGTGTATTAATAAACGGCAAGCAAGTGTGTCATTGGGAATGAGCACTCACCAGAAGTTGCTTGTACTTGGGACGAGTGTGGGCCGTCTTGGTGAGGCTGCAATGAGAATAAAGGAAATCAGTACCCTTGACAACCAAGTGGCAACGTTTCGAGATTTGGAAGTCACTGTTTTCTGCAATGGATGAGTGAAGACAACGTTTCTAAGCTCATTGCAATAAATAAGCTTAACACATTTGAattcatacatatatatatttccttATACTACAAACCAGCTCACGACTGGTCCAATCCAAAGCAAAATGACATTTGAGGGGAGACATTTAACCCTCATTGTGAAAGAAATTAATTTGTTTCTATTCAGTCCACTGACTCTCGGTCGATTGATCAGACATTCTAGTAGTCAAGTTATACGAATGTCCCATACCAGGTGTTGACGAAGTCGACGAACTCGGCGGTGAAGCAGTTTCCGTTCTCGTTAGGGCTAAGCTGCGGCGGGTCCCCCTGCACAACTTGGGTCAGCTGCTCGAAGACGCTGTTCCACTTTGGGTACGGGAACCGCCCCGTGGCCACCTCAATCTGCAAGCAAAAGTCAAATAACAGCCTCGCGAAAAATAGCAGCCAGGTGAACATGTGTCATTGAAACGTTACAGGGAGCCGCTTCAGCTATTAAAAGCAATACTGATGACGATGTCATGAAGTGCTGTTACCTCAGATGAGCAGCACTATTGCCATCAGTATGATACACTTTAAGTTTACATTAAAATATGTTTGTGGCTATGGTCACCACTAATGCATAGCCAGTGGAGGATATATGCAGAAGAATGGAGCAACGTTACCATTTCAGGTCTAAAATTTTAGTGTCCGAGCTCCTTCAAGAAACAACAACAATGAAAAGACATGGTGCGAGACTTTTACGAGTGCTTTATATATGCAGTTTCCCCAATCCAAGTATTAAATGGTGTAGAGGTCACTTTTTTTGAGAGCCAGCTACAAAAGTAGCGGATCGCTGTTGAGTTGACGTGGCAGCAACATTTTTCAAAAATGATTGAATAAAGGAGCCTAGTATTTCTTGGGCATTTCAATATCACCCGGACACAATGCTTTTGTCTCAATTTTTATCGTTTCCTTTTTAGCCCCATCCACAATGCGACAAGGGTCAAAGATTAAACGAAGCAAGGCTTAAACACGCTCTGCAAATTGATGCATGTAAAGCACATTGCATAACGATGGGAGTAATCATAATACCATGTGTCTGTACTACTATAATAAATGACACACTAAACAGAGACTCACCAAGGTTATTCCTAGGCTCCATACATCAGACCGGACGTCGTATCCAATGGCACTGGAAGGATCTATTCGCTCGGGCTGCAAATGGAGTGAATTGGGCCAGACATATAATTTGAGGCAATACTGCTTTCGAGGTATGACTAGGAAACAAAACTAAGTGCAAGATCGCTGGTTATCAGatcaaacaacacacaaacagaAATATGCATTGCAACTGCATGAACTAGTAGACAATCAAACCACCGGGTCCTCTTGGACAGCATCCCCCCGTTTTGCTTGATATATTTTTCTCGGCTACTTCTGCCTGTATTTACATCACATGTGTATGTAGCGTGTCTTCGTGTTGCTCTGCTGTCACCCCCGTATGcgtgccttttttttccttcacagtCACCTGACCCATCAAATAGCCCGAGTTTCTGCCATTCTAATCTACCTGCTCCAACATCAACTCTGCCATTCCTCTTCTTCGGTGCTCGTCAAACAACCTGAACATTATAACAATGAAATCGTGGTATTTGAATACTCTTGTAAGTGGGATCGACTGTAGCACAATAAACCTACACAAACTGCAGCTCATTGCACGGTAAAAGAGTGCTCATATCGCACTTCCAAAGCTTATCGTTTCAAAAATGCAGCGACGCAGCTGTTCAGGGCTGGGAATGGTTTTTTGCTTAAATATCACTTCGAAATAGCCAAATTTGCACAATTCATTGAAATATGAGATGAAGGGTCTTCACAGTAAATCCTACAAAGACATAATTAAAATGCAAGCTCATTTCAATTATAAAACTGCCATCATTCCACTCAAGCAACAAAGACTGCAATTATTACAGCATGAGTCATGTTAGCCCTCCCCCCTTGGCTTCTTTTATCAAGTAAGCCACATTTTGAGATTAAACACATTTTGAGATCGCACTACCAAAGCTTATCGTTTCAAAAATGCAGCGACACAGCTGCTCAGGGCTGGGAATGGTCTTTTGCATAAATATCACTTCGAAATAGCCAAACTTGCACAATTCATTGAAATATGAGATGAAGGGTCATCACAGTACATTCTAAAAACACATAATTAATATGCAAGCTCATTTCAATTATAAACCTGCCATCATTCCACTCAAGCAACTAAGACGGCAATTATTACAGCATGAGTGatgttagcccccccccccctcgccttcTTTTATCAAGTAAGCCACATTTTGAGATTAAACAGTGTCACAGTCTTGCTCAGTGAATGAGCAACCCATATGCAGTTCCAAAATGTCAGACAAATTTCGCCACACTTGGTCAGTGGCAGTGTTTCGCCTCATTCAATTACTCACTAAACAAACTTTCATCAAAATTCTTGACTAAGCTAGAAAATGTTAGCAGTGCTATTTTTATTCAGCCTCTTGAAGAAATTTTCTGTCTGAAATGTGCCACACTCAATCCCTTGGCAACGCTGCTGCGGATATCGCAAGGCGATTGCTGCCACATACCGCCATGTACGGTCGGCAGCCAGCATCTCTTGTCTTGGCAATGGAGTCCACCAGCTGGCCGCTGATGCCAAAGTCGCACAGCTTAATGTTGCCTCGCCGGTCCAGCAGAATGTTACTCGGCTTTACGTCTGCGTAAACATGCCAATCGAAGATTAGCTTGtgcacagaatgaaaaaaaaaaagctgcaacaAATTATGTACACAACATATGAAGCGCCTGCTAAGACAATCAACCCGTTTGCGactgaaacaaaagaaaaaaaaacgcaccaagATCAATGCTAAGTTTTCGCACTCAATTTgtacagatttctttttttttgagaaaaatggtaTAATTTTTTCAATTCAgtaacatttctttttttcaccaaTCACATCGAAAAATAACTTGACGGTGGTTTCACTGCGTGGCAATACAATGAAAAAATGGCAATAAAATGAAAGCAGAGCCCTAAATTTCAAAACATGGACAAGTGTGGTCGTCTAGCATCAAGAGACAGAAGTACTACGAGTATGGTGTCTTCACTGGTTTCATGCGCAACTAATTTTTGATGACGGCTAATATAGATGTCATTGGTCATTTTGTCGGCAAACCTCAGGACTGTACTCGTCAACGGTCACAAGAGGGCTAAAAAACTTGCGACACAGTCATACGAGGTTATAGCAGTTGTGTAAGTGACAAAATAACTTTCAAGAAAAACATGCAGCACAATAGCAGAGAAAGCGAAAGGAGTGGCCTTTCTAAAACCTATTGCAAACTCACTCAAAGTATAGAATTTTTCTCGCCTATGTAACAAATATAAGCTGATAACAAATGTTCAATATACCAAAAATGCTTTTGCATCAAATTGTTTAAAACCAGGTTCGACTGCAGTTAGATGGTAAAAAGTATCTCTTACCTCTGTGGATGATGTTCAGCTTATCCTTGAGGTAATTCAGGGCTTTCACCGTCTGCATCATATAAAAGTGGTTACTTAGCTAGGAAGAACATCACATTAATGCAGCTTGACTGACTAAACACGCAGTGCATAACCAAGCAGAAGCATTCCACCAACAGGCAGCAAGGGTTCAAGAAACAAAACTGACCATGCATTTTATTTAGCTTCCTATCAGTGGAATAAAACCAGCGAAAGCGGTTATGCAATGCACAAATCACAAACACCTACAGCAACTGTGATCTTTCCCAGGATGGCTTCGGGTATGCGCTGATGCTGCTTTTCGTAGACAAACTTGTAGAATTTATCCAACGATGTGTCCATTATCTCCATGCAGATCCAGCAGTCACCCTGCAATGTAGGCAAGACTTTTGTAGCACaattgaaaaagaagaaaaatgtggAAGCAGCTGCTTGCATATTTGAATGTTAACTACAAAGGGCAGACATTTGATAACTTACAATCCCAACAAGCAATCAGGCCTTACATAGAGAACAGCATTTGAGAAAGATATTGCTGCCACCATCAGTTCTCCTATCAAGAGCTTTGTGAGTGTCTTTAAGTCTCTTTTTGAAAGGGAGGGATTCCCAGCACTCATGCGCTGCGTGTATGCATGTACGTAATTAAGCACATGCAGGATGTTTCAGCAAACTCTAGCCAAGTAATTTTTCTAAATTCGCCACACCCTAAAGAAAAGCTGTAAAAATTAAACAGGCCAGCTATCTCAGCACATTGCATATAATCTCATGTTGCTGAACAAGCGCCGCAACTTTTCTATTAAAAATTTTTCATTGGAGTTGCTATTTTAAACGCTAAATCAACAATCCTCGCGAATTACCCTGCTTGGCAGACTTGCAGTTATCTTGGCATAGGTGAATTATTCTGACGTTTCAGAACAAGTGCTACAACTTCTGTATTGAAGTTTTCTTGCTCGAGTTATTAATTAAGAAGTAATTAGGCAAATCTTGTAAATAACCCAGCTTGGCCACTTGGAAAGAATATCCCGACATGCTGCATACATCTCGGAACGATACTGGAGTACTTTGACACCCATAGCTCTTATCTTTGTATTTTTGGTACTAGTTGAAATTTAGCTGAAACACCTAGTATATATGCACAAGATGAAGAGGGGattgtatatatatacatgcatgcATAGCTCAAATCTTGGTTGAGGGGCCAGGCACCCCCTAGCGCCACTTTATTTCCAAGTTCCTTCACTTCTTTCAGCCCTAAAGTGCATTGAGTTTCAGTGCAGCTCGTAGTATTATAACATTATTATGAAGCAGGCCTGCGCGAATATTGAAGCACTTTAATATTCGAACAAATAATACACTGTTTGAATTCACTTTGACTCAAATTTAGCTTCTTCAAAATGAATGAGTTGACCGGTAtgtgtacttgctcattttgatTGCTATGAAATTGCAGCTAGTGTATAGATTAGTCCGCATGTAAGCCCCCTGTAAAGGTAGTTTCACTGAAGTGAAAAGCTGCTATGCCGTGAGAACACCTATCTAGGGGAAATCCGCATTGCCGTGAAGCTCCACATCAAGGTTAAACATACATAATACCTGCACATCGATTCGCCGTATCTTTAAGTTTAAAAACTTGTTATGCAGGCCATTTTGTTCAaagtatagcaaattttaaaactTCTGAAATGCgtggctgcgtggtagaacatccgcttgccatgcaaacgacccAGGTTCTATCTCTTTTCTATCCCGGCATCTTTCccgatttttcagtcacgcacaagatgatgatttttcgctcgcaaccaacggCGCTGACACCGGCgtcgaaatttctgcgaaacgagctctttaacggtATCACAATGAAACAGGCAGCAGTAAACTGTGCTGCTTTACCTCCTTGAAGATGGCCCCGTAGAACTGGACAATGTAGGGGCAGTCGTTGCTTTTCATCACAACCTCGAGATCCATCAGCAGCTGCTTCTGCTCCTTCTCATCAACCGTGGAACGAATGCGCTGAAACAAACACGTTCACAGGCTCAGCCTCACAGAAGAATCGACCTTGGCCAGCAACATAATGCATTGAACAGTCAACCAGTGGGCGGTTATGAGCAACGAAACAGTCACTAAAGaatagaaaatgcagccgagaACGGCAGCAAGATTGATGCTATGTAATTAGGAAGTACGCAGTGGCAAAATGAAATCCGCTCGCACAAGATAGGGTAAATTGCCTATCATTGAGAGGAACTTTTGCCTTGCAGTGGACATAAAATAGGCTGATAATGGTGACCACTTGAGGCAGAAAGCATTTTTTGACTCAAAGCTGTAAAAAACATTTAAAAGAAAGAGTAAATCTCACAAGATGCTGTAGTTACTGTTATGCGAGAAATATTGCAGGCGGATCGTCTATCTGGGCCTGCAAAACCTCACCTGATATGGGCGCAAATCGCATGCAACATAAGTGCATTTATTTGTCATGAGATGTCTTACCAGGCATGGAGCGAATGTTCGCACAATGTAGTTAGAAAACGCATGCATGTAAACAACGAAAAAGCTTCTCTGGCAGTGCACGAGAGCGAACGCTATGGCAGAGTTGCATAGTCAGGAGGGGCCCAAAAAAAGACCAAAATGACTTTATAAGTGCGAAAACTGACTGTACCTTCAACAATGATGTAAATTGGCAGGCTTTATGCCCATGACAAGACTACTAATTTGAAAGAAATTGAAGGAGTTATGAAAGCATGGAGTAGAATTACAGTGAAAAATTAGCATAACACCACTGGAGCTAAACAGCATGGGTGATACAAATGTGTCTAACAAAATTGCTAGGACAGGATATTCCCTCAAATATAGATGGGATTAAGGCAAGAAAAAAGTTGATTTCAAGCAGGCGCGGCGAGCTTACCTTGACGGCCATTTCCAGCTTGCTTTTCTGATGGACCATCTTATTGACGGTGCCGAATGCACCGCGGCCGATCTCACCAAGGTCCATCAAATCATCGGCGGTGAAATCGT from Rhipicephalus microplus isolate Deutch F79 chromosome 7, USDA_Rmic, whole genome shotgun sequence includes these protein-coding regions:
- the LOC119180025 gene encoding dual specificity mitogen-activated protein kinase kinase 4; the encoded protein is MADQQRGISRINSPRDIHGRPSQREQLRLTFGNGSKKHLGNASKLPSSIPGFNYPVRTERVWLPPKIHSSGKLKISPEEEYDFTADDLMDLGEIGRGAFGTVNKMVHQKSKLEMAVKRIRSTVDEKEQKQLLMDLEVVMKSNDCPYIVQFYGAIFKEGDCWICMEIMDTSLDKFYKFVYEKQHQRIPEAILGKITVATVKALNYLKDKLNIIHRDVKPSNILLDRRGNIKLCDFGISGQLVDSIAKTRDAGCRPYMAPERIDPSSAIGYDVRSDVWSLGITLIEVATGRFPYPKWNSVFEQLTQVVQGDPPQLSPNENGNCFTAEFVDFVNTCLTKTAHTRPKYKQLLDHDFIRRAERDTVDVAFYISNIFSKMNGMSP